A genomic region of Ornithorhynchus anatinus isolate Pmale09 chromosome 7, mOrnAna1.pri.v4, whole genome shotgun sequence contains the following coding sequences:
- the ICA1L gene encoding islet cell autoantigen 1-like protein isoform X4 — protein MMSRIHEEFTEVHPYDFVVLKRLHEPPAQLAEEQKEDKIGNDSLPENFEELIVLDEESPVSLGTDRVPEDHKESLFQMSEFGASQLSGPENVNSSLHPRLSPVPPLPGAVVKDLLADSLEGKDFEKEFSFLSPSSSGPGESTQECQTAFGQPGSSFPTQVASSESEALANLPGFLPSQLLDLGRQTAGGFKTPEASNRDMSAWFNLFADLDPLSNPDAIGHSDDELLNA, from the exons ATGATGTCCCGAATTCATGAGGAATTTACAGAAGTCCATCCATATGACTTTGTTGTGCTCAAG AGACTTCATGAGCCCCCAGCTCAACTTGCTGAAGAACAGAAAGAGGACAAAATAGGAAACGATTCTCTTCCTGAAAACTTTGAGGA GCTAATTGTGTTGGATGAAGAATCCCCTGTGAGTTTGGGTACTGATCGAG TACCTGAAGACCACAAAGAAAGCCTTTTTCAAATGAGTGAATTTGGAGCATCGCAGCTTTCTGGCCCTGAAAATG tgaactcgagtctccaccctcgactctctcccgtgccgccgctgcccggcgcag TTGTAAAAGACCTGCTTGCGGATTCGCTGGAAGGAAAAGATTTTGAAAAGGAGTTCTCCTTCCTGAGCCCCAGTTCCTCAGGACCTGGAGAGTCCACTCAGGAATGCCAGACTGCATTTGGTCAGCCCGGGTCCAGCTTCCCAACACAGGTGGCTTCCTCAGAGTCAGAGGCGCTCGCAAATTTGCCCGGATTCCTCCCTTCACAACTCCTTGACCTGGGTCGCCAGACGGCTGGCGGTTTCAAGA CCCCAGAAGCCAGCAACCGAGACATGTCAGCCTGGTTCAATCTGTTTGCTGACCTGGATCCCCTTTCAAACCCAGATGCTATTGGACACTCGGATGACGAACTCCTAAACGCTTGA